The window CGGCCGCAGAAGCAGAAGGCGTGGACGTCGACCTTCCCTGACGCGGAGCGGGTTTCACATGGGTTCTCCGCCCGGAATCGATGGTGAGTGGCACGTCGACGACGATGGCGTCGTCCAGCGACGCAGTCGCCGCTCTCTCGATGCCGACACGTTCGAGCGAATCGCCGCCCGAATCCGCGACGGCCTCGAGTGGGGCGTGGCCGGATTGGCCGTGCGAGACGGGGCGGTGCTCCTCGTCCGACAGGATGGCCGCTGGGTGCTCCCCGGTGGCGGCGTCGAATCAGGCGAGGCGAAGACGGCGGCCCTCGTCCGCGAGATGCGAGAAGAGACAGGTCTCGACGCGACGGTCGGCCCACTGCGAGTCGTTACGGAACAGACGTTCACCCATGGAGACGAGGAGGTGATGTTCCACTTCGCCATCTACGACGTCGCCGTCGAGGGCGAACTCACTGGCGACCCCGGCCTCGAAGACGAGTCGGTGACCGACGTGTCGTGGTTCGAGACGCTCCCCGACGACACACTCGATAGACCACTCGTTCGATTCTTACGCGACGACTGACGCCGCTCACAGGCTATCGACGCGGCCGCTTCGCTGCAATCGTTCTCTCGTTCACGTCTTCGTTCTCTCGTTCACGTCTTCGTCCTCTCGCACCGTCTTCGTTCTCTCGTTCTCACTCGTGTGTAGCGATGAGCATCCGTTCGTCCTCCCGCCGGACGCAAAATCTCGTGTCGGCATCGATATCGAAACTGTGCGCCGGGCGCTCGGAGATGAGCAACTGTGAGAAGGTGTCGCCGCAGGCCGGACAGGCCACGCCCTTTCGGTTCTCGATGAGCATGGTGTCGCCGTCGTCGCGGAGCAGTTTCACACGGTGCCGAACCTCGTGTACGTCGAACCCGGCAGTCATCGTCGGCGAAGGGTCGCCGGAGGGCAAAAACGTTCGGTGAACAGATGAGTGGAAGTGGCGGAGGGCGTCGAGTAGCGTTTAGAAGAGCGCCGAAAGTTGGTCACGCGCCGATGCGAGTGCGTCTAGGTCGTCGTCGGTGAGGTAGGTGTAGATGTCGCGTGCGACGCGAACGAGGGCGTCGGACTCGTCAAGCGGAATATCGCCTTCGAGCGCTTCGACGCGTTTGAGGTGGTTCGAGAGCGTTTCGAGCGTCGTTCGGGCCTCCCGGTCGGGGTGGTCGTCGAGCCACATCGTGAGGTCGGCGTGGTACGCTTCGAGCGCGTTCGCGTAGGCGAGTCCGCGAGCGTCGGTGAGGGACGACGGGACGGCCTGTTTGTCGGGGCGCGTCCCTTCGTCGGCACCGCGAAGCAAGTCGAGGACGTAGAGTTGTTCGTCGTCAGATGGGCGATTCGACCGTGCGACCACGTCGACGGCGTGGAGTAGTTCGTGGGCAGACAGCGACGTGTCGTCGAGCGGAAGGAGTTCGCCACCGTGGATGTACCCCGTCTTCCGAATGTACTCGCGGAGGTCGGACTTCAGCGCCGGTGCGGCGTCGCGGACCGTGCCGTCAGCGACGGCGGCACGATGCGCAGAGAGGTCGAGAACTGCCTGCGCGGCAGTGTGGCGTTCCCTGTCGCCGACGCCGACACTTCGAAGGCTTCCGCAGTACGGACACGACACACTCCCAGTTTCGTAGTACGACCACTGGCGGCCGCAGTCTTTGCACTCACGCTCGCCGCGTATCTCCATGTCGCGGTGTTCGTTCTACCGGCGCAAAAACACGACGACACTCAGACGAAGAGTGCCGCCACGACGGTGGCCGCCCCGAGGACGGCACAGACCAGTCCGGCCAGACGCCAGCGACATCGACTGCGACTGTCGAGGGCCGACTCTGGGTGGGAGACGTCACGAAAGTCACAGAATGGGGAAGGGTCGTAGGCGACGAGGACGCCGACGGTTCCGAGGAAACTTCCGATGGAGACGAGCAGGATGGGGACCATACTCGGGGCGTCGAATCGAGCCCACATAATAGTTAGACAAATTACACGAATCGGGGAGATGACGACAATAGTTGGACAGGTTACACGAATGCCGTGTGTACATACGTCCGGGGGACCAGGGGCGATACATGCGCAGTGAATCGGAGGTCCGCGAGCAGTACGAGTTTCTGAAAGACGAACTCGAATCCGAAGAGATGCGGCACGAAGGCGTTCGAAAACTCCTCACACACTACAAACGGGCGCTCGGGTGGGTTCTCGAAGAAGAGCACATGTGAGTACGGGAGAGACAACCGTATCCGTACAGTATTGGTATCGTATACGTATCGTTCTGTTGTCAGTGATTGTCACTCGTCGTTATCTTTAAGTGAAACCGACGGGTAGCCGATAGTGACGCTTCGCTTTGGAGGGCCGAAGCGTCAGCGGGGACCAATTCAGGGCGGCACGCCGTGCCGGAGATTTCCGGCACGGCTTGCTTTCCTTCTGCTGAAACTCACGACGAGAGAGTCACGACGCTGTCTTCTCGTCCCGGTTCCGACACAGAATCAGAGTGCTGTCACTACCAGCCGTGAGTGCCGTCTCACCCGCCAAATCGTGACACAGTATACCAATTAGCATGCGAGAGTCATCCAGATATGGACATATCCGGTTCCCGAAACCGAATATCGTCTCGATTAGTAAATCGAACAACACAAAATAGATACGCATATTCTGGTGTGTCGGGCCGTACGAACTGAGAATCACCGATTGAGGCCGACATGTTTATTTGAATTAGACAATAACATACAGTTCGAATTTACCGATGTACGACTTGACAGGATTCCAGCGAGACCTTCTGTACGTCATCGCAGGACTGGACGAGCCACACGGATTGGCAATCAAAGAGGAACTCGAAGCGTACTACGAAAAAGAGATTCACCACGGGCGGCTTTACCCGAACCTCGATACGCTCGTCGAGAAGGGTCTGGTAGACAAAGGGCAACGAGACCGTCGGACCAACTACTACTCGCTGACCCGACGTGGCCGCCGCGAAATCAAGGCGCGCGACGAGTGGGAAGCAGAGTACATCACCGAAGATTTCGAAGCCTGAGTCGGCTTATCCGTCGAGGCTCGCGTCTGAGGTCGACCGCGAGTCTCGACTCGAGAGGTCACTATCTCGTTCTGACAGTTCCGTCGCGATGTCGAAGTCGTCCTCGGCGTCTTCTTCTCCGTTCACAGCACTTTCCGCGTCTGCGACAGCGACTGCGCTGTCTACCGTGTTCTCGTCGACGAGGTACGCTGGGTCGACCGTATAGGGGCGAATCGGCTTGCCGGCCAGTAACTCCGGGAGCACGAGGCGGGCGAAGTTCACGAGCAACACGAGAATCATCGGCATGAGGAAGATGCCGTACCACCCGAACATCAGCGGACCGAAGGTGTAGGCTATCATCACGGCCCCGACGTGGAGACTCCGACCGGAGACGTACGGTCTGAGGACGAGGTCCGGAATCGTATCGACGATGACGAACGAGACGGCCGCGAAGAGGAAGACGAACCACAGGCCCGGTGGATTCGCGATAAAGGCCTCTCCGCCCATGTATATCGCGACCGGAACGTAGACGAGTTTCATCCCGACGACGGGGATGAGGCTCGCGACACCGGCGAGCAACCCGACGAGCGCCGGTGCAGGAATCGAGACGCCGGGAGGTGCGATGACGTTCAAGAGCGAGTAGGCGATGACGCCGATCGTACCGGTGAGAACCGCGTTGAGGATGTTGCCGAAGAAGATGTTGTTGAAGTCTCGGTCGACGGCACGGACGTACGCCTCCAAGATTCCCTGGTCGTCGGCGAACATCGACCGCCCCCAGCGACTGAGTTTGTGGTCGTCGCGGAGGAGATAGAAGGCGAACGCGATCATGATAAACAGGTGAATCGCGCCGATACCGAGGAACGTGAACGTGTTCGCGGCCACACTGAGCGAATCGAACACGGACGACGCGGCACTCGGGGTGAGGAGTGATTGAAAGTCGTACTCCAAGAGGGCCTGCGGACTGGCGATACTTTCGACGAGTTTCGGGTCGATGCCGTACGCGGCGAGGTTGATAGACGTGCCGTCAGCCGAGACACGATTCGCGTACTTCACGAACTCACGGAGGGCAATCGTCGAGGCGTAGGCCATCAAGCCGAGTGCGGGCAGTGCGAGGGCGAAGAGCGCCACAGTCGCCGCGAGACTCGGCGGTCGAATCTGTCGCCGAATGCGGCGATAGATGGGACGCGTCGCGTAGTAGATGAAGAGACCGAAGACGAACGTCCCGATGAACGAGTAGACGACGTAGACGAACGCGCCGGCGAGGGCAAACGCGACGGCCCACCACATAGCACGGGAACGCTGAATGTCACGGAGAGCCATACACAACAACGGAGTGGGAAGCGGCAAAAGCCTATCGCGAGTTCGACAGGTCTGGACACCAGTCCGTCACGTTTGCCTGTCGTGTACGAAAGACTGAGCATCGAAATCGATAGACATCGGTACGTCCTCGCCGATATTGCACCATTGATAACGAATATCTTAACACATGGGTCTCCGTAGCGCCCCGCATGGACCGAGAGACGGTGGTTCCCCACGTCGATTCGATGCCCGGCGACCGGGCCAAAGAGTGGGTTTCGTACCATCAGGAACACGCCGCACCGAGCACCTACGTCTACGACTTCGTCTGGGACATCACCGAAGACGCCGAAGGACCGTTCTGTACGGACGTCGACGGCAACGTCCTCCTCGACTTCACGAGCCACGTCGCCGCCGCGCCCCTCGGCTACAACAACCCGAAAATCATGGACCGGATGGCCGAGTTCGACCTGGTCGACCCGACCAAGATAGCGGGACAAGACTTCTACGTGAGTGACGGGTCACGCCCCGGCGAGGAGCAGTTCCCCGGCCCCGCCGCACTCATGGACAAACTGACCGACCTCACGAGTCACTACGGCATGGACACGGTCTTCCTCTCGAACTCTGGCGCAGAAGCCGTCGAGAACGCCATCAAAATCTGCTACGACAACTCCGGTGGCGGCAAGTACGGCATCACCTTCGAAGGTGCCTTCCACGGCCGGACACTCGGTGCGCTCTCGCTCAATCGTTCGAAATCCGTCTACCGCCGCGACTACCCCGAAATCTCGGGTGTCGTCGACGTGCCGTTCTGTGACGACCGGTCGTGTACCGCCGAGACCTGTTCGTGTGGGTTCTTCGCCGACCACGAGTTGGCCATCTCGAAACTCCGGCAGAAACTCCACCCCGAGAAGGGCAGCATCGACGCCTCGGAAGTCTCCTACGTCATCGTCGAACCGATACAGGGCGAAGGTGGCTATCGCTTCCCCTCGGACGACTTCGCCGACGAATTGGCGTCTGTCGTCGACGACTACGACCTGACGCTCATCGCCGACGAGATTCAGACCGGTGTGGGCCGAACCGGCGAGATGTGGGGGTCGGACCACTACCCGATGGAACCCGACGTCATCACGGGTGCGAAGGGTCTCCGCGTCGGTGCGACCATCTCCAACGCGGATATCTTCCCCGGCGAGAAGAGTCGCCTCTCGTCGACGTGGGGTGCCGGTGATATCATCTCCTCCATGCAGGGTGTCTTCACCCTCGAAGCCATCGAGGACTACGACTTGCTCGACAACGCCGTCGCTCGTGGCCGGCAGTTCAAAGAGACGATGCGCGACGACGCGCCCGACACCGTCGTCGACGTGCGCGGGAAAGGCCTCCTCCTCGCCGTCGAGTTCGACACCAAAGAACGCCGCAACGCTGTGCAGGAAGCGGCACTCAAGCGTGGACTCCTCACCCTCGCATGTGGGTACAAGGTCCTCCGTATCCTCCCACCACTCGACGTGACTGAGCGCGAAATCGACATCGGCGCGACCATGCTCCTCGACGCTATCGAGGACGTGTCGTAAGGCAATTTCTCGGTTTTACCTGCTGTTTTCGGCCGATAAGAGAGGGTCGACAACGTCCCCGAGATTTCGCATCATCCCCTCGCCGACGAAATAGTACACCGCAGATTCGACGCGAAGTTGCCACCGCGGAACACCGTCGCCGATTTCGAGGCCCACGTCACCACCGCGGATTCGACTCGCCGCCTCGCTCGCGACGACGCCAGCGAAGTGCGAGTCGAGCTCGCGGTGCGTCTCTCGAAACTCGTGCATGGCACGGCGCTTCGCACGGAACGACCGGCCCGAGTCGTAGTCGGAGTCCTCGGGTTCCACGTCGAGTTCGGAGAGGGCGAACTCGTGGGCCTGCCGGGCGAGCAGACTCTGGGCGCTGTCGACGAGGTGTTTCATGGTCAGGTCGCGCTCGAAGTCTCCGATGTACCGAAAGTCGTTGTCGAAACACAGCGTGAATAATTCCCAACGGGCGGCCCCGTAGGGCGTCGACTGGTCGAGGTCGAGTTCGTCTTCGAGTTTCGTTCGCATCTCGTCGCGCGTTGGGTAGCGGTCGATTTCGGCGAGGATGCCGAGCAGCGCGTCGTCCAGTCGCTCTCTATGCGACCGTGGGTCGTCTCCGAGACCCGAACGATACTGCTCGCGGTAGTACCGGGCGGTTCGAATTCGCTGTTTCGCCTGCAGATGCGACCCCCATTCGGCGGCGAAGTCCCGCGGCGAGTAGTCGTCTACCACGTTAGACTCGTCGTCAGCGGACCGGTCCCATCCGATGTTGATGCGCGCGAATGAGAGGAGTCGTTCGACCGAATAGAGGTATGCGAGGTCGCGACCCGGATCAGAGACGCGGTATTCGGAGATGGAATCGACGGTTTCGTCGGTCGTTCGCTCTAGTTCACGGGAGCGCTCGACGAGGAACTCGGGGTCGTCTTCCCCGAGAGCGACCTTCGCGTAGCCGATCGTCTCACCGGCATACTGGAGGCCGGTGGTCGCATGCTGGAGTCGGTCGCGAGCGTTCAGCTTGTCCCTCGCAGATTCGAGATGGCCGCCTGCTGGCGACCCGCGGAGGTGAAAACGCATGTCTTCGTCGATTGTATCGAAATCGACCTGTGAGGCCAACACCGTCGCACGCTCGACAGTCTCTTCGAGTCGCTGCACCGCCTCGTCGGCGTGTTCGTCGCTGACAGGTGGCCGCCAGACGTAGTTACTCGACGGGTCTGGATACATCGTCGTCAGGGTGTCCGTCACGGGGTCGGGAAGCCACTCGGGGGCGAACCAGCCGATGCCAGCGAGAGCACCGCCGCCGCCGAGCAAACCGAGGAGTTGGCGGCGTGAGAGGGTCGAACGCTGGTCGTCAGAGTGGGTGGAGGGACGCTGCTCGTCGGGGGACATACGCCGGACCTCGAAAGCGACCGACCTAAACGTGTTGGCTTGCCGTTACGTTTGTTGGAGCAGGTCGCCTACGTCCAGCGGTCCAGTCCCGTCTGCGTGACGGACTCCTCGATGCGCTCGAACCCACGGCGGACTTCGTCGGCGTCGACGTCCCACGTCTCGGTGACGTACTCGCGGGCGGCGGCCACGTCCGGGTCGATGCTCGTGCCGTAGTCGTAGTCGTCGGTGACCGGCGGGTCGAGGAAGAACTCGCGCACGCGGTCCGCGTTGGGAATCGTCTCTTCGCGCGCTTCGAGGACGGCCCACAGGTCGCCGTGTTTCTTGACTTCCTTCACGGCCGTCTTCGGCCCGACGCCCGTGATTCCCTCGTTGAAGTCGGTGCCGCAGAGCATGGCGATATCGACCAGTTGCTCGTAAGAGATGTCGTGTTTCTCCAGCGTGCCTTCGAGGTCCATCAGTTCCGGGTCACCCTTGCTCGTGAGTTGCCGGAGCGTGTACGGCGCGCCGAAGAGGAGTGTGTCGTAGTCCTCGCTACCGACATAGTCGGCGTCGCCCTTGCGGGCCATGTAGGAGGCCTGTGCCTCGCCCTCTGCGGGTGCTTCGACCACCGGCACGTCGAGGAGACAGAGGAGTTCCCGACTCGTGTCCTGAATCGTCTGCGTGAGTCGTTGCGTGCGCGCTTCCATCCGTGCGGCCTCGACGGCATCGCCCGCTTCTCGTGCCTCTTCGAGACGTTCTTCGGCCTTTTCGCGCTGTTCGCGTCGCTTGGCCACCTCGTCGTCTTTCATCTCGGTTACGCCGCCGTCGAAGACGAACACGGGCGTCAGGTCGTGTTCGAAGAACTTGGGGAGACCCTGAACGATGCCGACGAGGTTGGCGACTTCCTCACCCTCGCTCGTCGTGTATTTCTCCGAACTCGTCCACTTGACCGTCGTCGTGAGATAGCGATACAGCCAGTTGTGCGCGTCCACAGCGACGACGCTCCCGGCCACCTCGTCGAACGAGACGTCGGAGAGTGCCGCGAGGGTCCGCAAGTCTGCGTTTCCCATTTGCCGGCAGTTCGGGGGGCGAGGGTTTCAATGGTGCGAGTGTGTGCGCGACGTGGACGGGACGGTCCGAGAGTCACTGTCCGTCCATCGCAGGCGGGTCTGTCCCCTCACGTGCCGCCAGAAACGACTGTTCTCGGTCGTCGTTGGCACGGCCACGGTAGCGGTCCAATCCCGCCTGATACGTCTCTCGTGATACTGTAGCGGGTTCTGTGGCCGGGCGCTCCAAGACCAGTTCGGCCATCCCCGTCTCGCGCCCGGTGAACTCGAACCCAGCCTTGTGGCACGCCTCGTAGGCGAACGAGTTGTTCGTGGCGATACGGACCGTCTCGTAGCCCCGTGATGCGGCGGCGTCGGCAGTGCGTCGGAGGAGTTCGGGGCCGAGACCCTCGCCACGTCTGTCTCGTCTGACGGTCACGTACCTGAACCACAGCGTCGTCGGGTCGGTCTGGTCTTCGTTGAAGGCGACTGCTGCGACGACATCCTCGGCGAGTGGCGGAAGCGAGTCCGGCCCACCTGTCGGTGGGGGTCGTTCGTCGTCGAGCGGTGGCAACGGCGCGTCGTCCCGGAGGACCGCTTTCCCCGTCTTCGCCGTGACGAACTTCCCGGCGTAGGAGAACCGCCGGTAATCGAGACGGAGTCGTGGGCCGTCCTCCGGCCACCCGAGGAGCGCGAAGTTCATACCTGCACGAGGGTCTCCATCGCGGAAGAACCTTCCCCGGCGGACGCGTCGAATCGTGCATGCACGGCGTCGGCGACGTACGCTTCTTCGACCGAATCGCACCGCTCTACGACCTCGTAATGCCGTCCGCCGAGGCGGAGACGCTCAACGCCGCCCTCGCTCGCGCCGACAACCCGGTCGAACGCGTTGTCGACATCGGCGGTGGGTCCGGTCGGGCGACGCTCGCCCTCGACGCACCCGAGCGAATCGTCCTCGATAGGTCTGCGGGAATGCTCGGCCGAGCACAGAACCGGGGCCTCGACTGCGTGCGCGGTGACGCCCGGTCCCTCCCGTTCGACGACGACTCGGTCGATGCGGTGACCGTCGTCGACGCCTTCCACCACATGCCGAACCAGCAGACCGTCGCCGAGGAAGTCTATCGAGTGCTCGCTCCCGGCGGTGTCTTCGCCATCAGTGAGTTCGACCCTGAGACACTCCTCGGGAAGGGATTAGTCGTCGCCGAGCGACTCGTGGGGTTCGGGTCGTCGTTCGCGGCACCGCGCGAACTCGCTCGGTTTCTCGAACGAGTCGGATTCGAGGTGTCACTGCTCGACACGGGGTTCGAGTACACGATGGTCGCGAAAAAACGGGAGAGCCATTAGGGGGGCCACGAATTCACGCGTATGGCAACCTCGACGTCCTTCCTTGAGGAGCGACTCGATTCCGGGGCCTTGCCGCTCGCCGTGGGCGACATCCTCGTCATCTTCCTCCTCGTGACCGTCGGCGTGGTTCAGCACAATGGCGTGTCGTACCTCTCGGCCAACCCGGTCGGATGGGTTCTCACCGCCGTTCCGTTCATCATCGCGTGGGCACTCGTCGCGCCACTGTTGGGTGCGTACTCCCCCGGTGCCGCCGAGTCGGCGAAGTCGGCCGTTCCGCTCGCCATCCGGTCGTGGCTCGTCGCCGCGATTCTCGGGGCCGTGATTCGGTGGACGCCGCTGTTCGAAGGCGGCGCAGAACCCGTGTTCATCGCCGTCATGCTCGTCCTCGGGTCGCTCGCGCTGGGTGTGTGGCGAACCGTGTACTTCCGTATCGTCTGAAAACGAATCTTTTCGATGACCGCCTCGCCGTCTCAGGCGGAGGCGGGCCGCTTTCGTAACAACGTCACACCGAGGAGCGACGCGACTGCTGCGAACCCGGCGAGGACGAAGAAGAGCGTCGTCGGCGTGGCGACGGTGAGGATGAACCCCGCGATTGCACCGCCGAGTGCGCCCACGCCGAACACGCCGAGGTAGGTGAATCCGTAGGAGAGGCCCCGAAGGCCGGCGGGCGTATACTCGGCGACTGTCGCCTGATAGAACGGTTGGACCATGAAGAGGAAGAAACCCAGGAGGGCGCAGATGGCCAGGAGTGGAATGATTCCGAGACTCGCGACGGGGAGGAACGCGAGTGCGACGACGGCCAGTGCGGCGAACCCGACGACGATACCGCGTTCGGTTCGGATTCTGTCGGTGAGTTTGCCGCCGACATACTGCCCGAGGACGCCGATGGTGAGGAGGCCAGCGTAGACGTACA is drawn from Haloferax litoreum and contains these coding sequences:
- the fen gene encoding flap endonuclease-1 — encoded protein: MGNADLRTLAALSDVSFDEVAGSVVAVDAHNWLYRYLTTTVKWTSSEKYTTSEGEEVANLVGIVQGLPKFFEHDLTPVFVFDGGVTEMKDDEVAKRREQREKAEERLEEAREAGDAVEAARMEARTQRLTQTIQDTSRELLCLLDVPVVEAPAEGEAQASYMARKGDADYVGSEDYDTLLFGAPYTLRQLTSKGDPELMDLEGTLEKHDISYEQLVDIAMLCGTDFNEGITGVGPKTAVKEVKKHGDLWAVLEAREETIPNADRVREFFLDPPVTDDYDYGTSIDPDVAAAREYVTETWDVDADEVRRGFERIEESVTQTGLDRWT
- a CDS encoding helix-turn-helix transcriptional regulator, coding for MYDLTGFQRDLLYVIAGLDEPHGLAIKEELEAYYEKEIHHGRLYPNLDTLVEKGLVDKGQRDRRTNYYSLTRRGRREIKARDEWEAEYITEDFEA
- a CDS encoding GNAT family N-acetyltransferase, producing MNFALLGWPEDGPRLRLDYRRFSYAGKFVTAKTGKAVLRDDAPLPPLDDERPPPTGGPDSLPPLAEDVVAAVAFNEDQTDPTTLWFRYVTVRRDRRGEGLGPELLRRTADAAASRGYETVRIATNNSFAYEACHKAGFEFTGRETGMAELVLERPATEPATVSRETYQAGLDRYRGRANDDREQSFLAAREGTDPPAMDGQ
- a CDS encoding class I SAM-dependent methyltransferase — protein: MHGVGDVRFFDRIAPLYDLVMPSAEAETLNAALARADNPVERVVDIGGGSGRATLALDAPERIVLDRSAGMLGRAQNRGLDCVRGDARSLPFDDDSVDAVTVVDAFHHMPNQQTVAEEVYRVLAPGGVFAISEFDPETLLGKGLVVAERLVGFGSSFAAPRELARFLERVGFEVSLLDTGFEYTMVAKKRESH
- a CDS encoding transcriptional initiation protein Tat; the protein is MSPDEQRPSTHSDDQRSTLSRRQLLGLLGGGGALAGIGWFAPEWLPDPVTDTLTTMYPDPSSNYVWRPPVSDEHADEAVQRLEETVERATVLASQVDFDTIDEDMRFHLRGSPAGGHLESARDKLNARDRLQHATTGLQYAGETIGYAKVALGEDDPEFLVERSRELERTTDETVDSISEYRVSDPGRDLAYLYSVERLLSFARINIGWDRSADDESNVVDDYSPRDFAAEWGSHLQAKQRIRTARYYREQYRSGLGDDPRSHRERLDDALLGILAEIDRYPTRDEMRTKLEDELDLDQSTPYGAARWELFTLCFDNDFRYIGDFERDLTMKHLVDSAQSLLARQAHEFALSELDVEPEDSDYDSGRSFRAKRRAMHEFRETHRELDSHFAGVVASEAASRIRGGDVGLEIGDGVPRWQLRVESAVYYFVGEGMMRNLGDVVDPLLSAENSR
- a CDS encoding aminotransferase class III-fold pyridoxal phosphate-dependent enzyme, whose protein sequence is MDRETVVPHVDSMPGDRAKEWVSYHQEHAAPSTYVYDFVWDITEDAEGPFCTDVDGNVLLDFTSHVAAAPLGYNNPKIMDRMAEFDLVDPTKIAGQDFYVSDGSRPGEEQFPGPAALMDKLTDLTSHYGMDTVFLSNSGAEAVENAIKICYDNSGGGKYGITFEGAFHGRTLGALSLNRSKSVYRRDYPEISGVVDVPFCDDRSCTAETCSCGFFADHELAISKLRQKLHPEKGSIDASEVSYVIVEPIQGEGGYRFPSDDFADELASVVDDYDLTLIADEIQTGVGRTGEMWGSDHYPMEPDVITGAKGLRVGATISNADIFPGEKSRLSSTWGAGDIISSMQGVFTLEAIEDYDLLDNAVARGRQFKETMRDDAPDTVVDVRGKGLLLAVEFDTKERRNAVQEAALKRGLLTLACGYKVLRILPPLDVTEREIDIGATMLLDAIEDVS
- a CDS encoding NUDIX domain-containing protein, which encodes MGSPPGIDGEWHVDDDGVVQRRSRRSLDADTFERIAARIRDGLEWGVAGLAVRDGAVLLVRQDGRWVLPGGGVESGEAKTAALVREMREETGLDATVGPLRVVTEQTFTHGDEEVMFHFAIYDVAVEGELTGDPGLEDESVTDVSWFETLPDDTLDRPLVRFLRDD
- a CDS encoding AI-2E family transporter, which encodes MWWAVAFALAGAFVYVVYSFIGTFVFGLFIYYATRPIYRRIRRQIRPPSLAATVALFALALPALGLMAYASTIALREFVKYANRVSADGTSINLAAYGIDPKLVESIASPQALLEYDFQSLLTPSAASSVFDSLSVAANTFTFLGIGAIHLFIMIAFAFYLLRDDHKLSRWGRSMFADDQGILEAYVRAVDRDFNNIFFGNILNAVLTGTIGVIAYSLLNVIAPPGVSIPAPALVGLLAGVASLIPVVGMKLVYVPVAIYMGGEAFIANPPGLWFVFLFAAVSFVIVDTIPDLVLRPYVSGRSLHVGAVMIAYTFGPLMFGWYGIFLMPMILVLLVNFARLVLPELLAGKPIRPYTVDPAYLVDENTVDSAVAVADAESAVNGEEDAEDDFDIATELSERDSDLSSRDSRSTSDASLDG
- a CDS encoding DUF7117 family protein, yielding MEIRGERECKDCGRQWSYYETGSVSCPYCGSLRSVGVGDRERHTAAQAVLDLSAHRAAVADGTVRDAAPALKSDLREYIRKTGYIHGGELLPLDDTSLSAHELLHAVDVVARSNRPSDDEQLYVLDLLRGADEGTRPDKQAVPSSLTDARGLAYANALEAYHADLTMWLDDHPDREARTTLETLSNHLKRVEALEGDIPLDESDALVRVARDIYTYLTDDDLDALASARDQLSALF
- a CDS encoding DUF3054 domain-containing protein: MATSTSFLEERLDSGALPLAVGDILVIFLLVTVGVVQHNGVSYLSANPVGWVLTAVPFIIAWALVAPLLGAYSPGAAESAKSAVPLAIRSWLVAAILGAVIRWTPLFEGGAEPVFIAVMLVLGSLALGVWRTVYFRIV
- a CDS encoding DUF7385 family protein gives rise to the protein MTAGFDVHEVRHRVKLLRDDGDTMLIENRKGVACPACGDTFSQLLISERPAHSFDIDADTRFCVRREDERMLIATHE